DNA from Planctomycetia bacterium:
CAGGGTGATACCGTTGTCAAAAGCCTGTTGCAACACGGCCAAGGCTTGCTGATCGGTGACATTTCCCCATTCGGTACCGCCAAGTTGCCAGGTTCCTAACCCCACTTCACTGACTTGGACGGAACTGCTCCCAAATGGTCGATTATGCATCGTTGTTTTCCTATTCCGCCTGAATTTCCCAATATAGCTGAATTCCCAGCTCTCGTTGACCGTTAAATATTTCCATATTAAGGGGAATCAACGATTATGCGGGCGCTCAAACCTCGTCATCTTGCCAATTCCATTTATATTGTCCCTAACGCTTTGGGGCGTTGTTTTCGTTTTGGAGTTGTTGAGATGATGCAACAACGATCGCGCTGGGTCCCTCAGCCTTTCGGGCCAGGTTGGCTTAAAGAATGGCTGAAGCGGCATCAAAACCCGATCAGCTTTGTGCTTCACATGATTGGCATACCTATGACAATTGTAGCCATTGTGCTACTGGCCATGGATGTGTCATCCATGTCAATGTG
Protein-coding regions in this window:
- a CDS encoding DUF962 domain-containing protein, giving the protein MQQRSRWVPQPFGPGWLKEWLKRHQNPISFVLHMIGIPMTIVAIVLLAMDVSSMSMWVWATLLFVGGYGLQFVGHAIEGNDAGELILVKKWLGKPYIAVAPQFNEPVASPSQS